One Ensifer adhaerens genomic window, ATTTCCTCCGCCATCTTCGAATAGGTGCCCGAAGCGTCGACAACCACGAAGACCTTGTAGCCGTCATGGACGGCACTGATCGCCGGGAAGGCCATGCAAACGCTGGTGATCGTGCCGGCGATGATCAGCGTCTTGCGGCCGGTTTCCTTCACCGCGGCGACGAAATCCGGATTGTCCCAGGCGTTGATCTCGCCGCGACGGGCAACGTACCTGGCGTGCGGCGCATTGTTGTGGATTTCCGGGATCAGCGGACCGTTCGGACCCTGCGGCACGGAAGCCGTGGTAATGACGGGCATCTTTGTCAGCGTCGCCATGCTGGCAAGGGCTGCCGCATGGGCGCGCAGCTTCGGCATCGGCATATCGTTGACGGTCTGGAACAGGCCGCTCTGGTGGTCGATCAGAAGCATCACGGCGTCATCGGGATCGATGACCGGGCGCTTTCCGTTAAAGTTTGCAGGTGTCATGGTCTTGCTCCTTGTTGGTTGCGCGACAACCCGTCCGTGGTGGTTGGCGTTGAGGAGAAGATATCCATGCAACAAACCTGGCAGTAGACGGCAGTATCGGGCTATAATGTCCTGAAAACAGGACAATTGCCCATGCAGGACCTGAACGATCTCAAGCTGTTTGTCGACGTTGTCGAACAGAACGGCTTTGCCGCTGCCGCGCGCAAGCTCAACATGCCACGCTCGCGTTTGAGCCGCCGCATCGGCCTTCTGGAAGAGCGTCTTGGGGTGCGGCTGGTGCAGCGCTCGACCCGCCATTTCGTCATCACCGAGATCGGCCGGGAATACTACCGGCATTGCCTCGCCATGTTGGTGGAGGCCGAGGCGGCGCAGGAAATGATCGAGCGTATGCGCTCCGAGCCGCAGGGTGTGGTCCATGTCAGTTGCCCGTCCTCGGTGGTCTATTTCCAGGTCGCGGAAATGATCGCCCGGTTCATGGCAGAATGCCCGAAGGTCGAGGTCGTGCTCGAAAGCACCAACCGGCGCGTCGACGTGCTGCGCGAAGGCATCGACATCGCTATCCGCGTTCGCTTCCCGCCACTTGAAGAAAGCGATCTTGCCGTCAAGCGCTTTGCCGAGAGCAGGCAGCGGCTGGTCGCAAGCCCGGCACTGCTTGCGGCGATCGGCAAGCCGCTGGCGGCGGCCGACCTCGCCGCCTTCCCCAGCCTTGCCTGGGACCCGGATCGCCCCGAACACGACTGGCGGCTGGAGGGGCCCGGCGGAGCGACCGCAATCGTGCGCCATCGGCCGCGGCTCGTCACAGAAGATATGGTGGCCTTGCGGCTCGCCGCATTGAGCGGCGTCGGCATCTGCCAACTGCCGGAGATGGTGATACGGCAAGACCTGAAGGACGGTACGCTCGTCGACGTGCTACCCGGCTGGGCGCCGAGGGCTGGCATCATCCACGCGGCCTTTCCTTCACGTCGGGGTCTGCTCCCTTCGGTGCGTGCCCTGCTCGATTTTCTGGCCGCCGGATATGCGGAGCTTGCCCGTCTGGATGAGCCCAGAACCTGACGGTCGAGCGATTACACTGCGGTATGCTCCCGTGTTTTCAGGATCGCGGAAAAGCGCGGATCGAAGGTGCGGCTGATCGGCTCTGCGGCTGCCCCGATCGCCACCGCCCAAGGGTCGGTGAAACCGATCTGCAGGCGCGGCAGTGTCCTGTCGCGCCGCTCGGCGATCGAGGGGAGCAGCGGCATCATCGCCTCGACCAACAGGCGCGCGAGCCCCGGCGGAAGCCCCCCGCACAGGATCACCGTCTGCGGGTCGAAGATCGTTTCGAGCGTCTGGACGGCGGCGCGCAGTTCGAAGACCGCGGCATCGAGCCAACGCCGCACCCGCTCGTCCGGGCCGGCGGCGACCGCGTCGATATGGGCGTAAAGCTCGGGGTCGGCCGGGTCGAGGTCGAGCAGCCTGCAGAGCGAGGCGATCGAGGCGCGGTGTTCGAGCGGCGTGCGTTCATCCAGCGATGCGCCACGCGGCAGGCTGAGGATCATGCCGATCTCGCCGGCATTGCCATTGGCGCCACGGTAGAGTTCGCCGTTGAGGATCAGCCCGGCGCCAAGGCCATAGCCGAGATAGATGCAGATGGCATGGTCGACGCCGTGCGCAGCCCCAACCATGCGCTCGGCGGTGGCCGCCGCAGCGGCATCGTTCTGCAGGCCGACGTCGAGCCCCGTTCCGGTCGCAAGCGTTTCGAGCAGCGGAAAGTTCTGCCAGGCCGCCATCATCCAGGTATCGTCGTCATCGGCTTCGATACCGAAGGGACCGGGCATCGCAGCGCCAAGGCCGACGAGGCGGTCTTCCGATTGCGGCGCGATCTCCGTGAGGTCACGGCGGGTCTTCTCGATCAATTCCAGGATCGTCCGCACGCCAGTCGCCGGCCCGCCGGCCGGCAGATTGGCTTCGCCGCGGGCGAGCACCCGGCCGACGAGATCAACCGCGATCGTTCGCGTCACATGCCGGTCGATCTGCAAGCCGATTGCAAACGCTCCCTCCGGTACCAGTCGGTATGGGGTCGAGGGCTGACCGCGGCCATTGCGCACCGCCTCTAGTGATTCGACCAGCCCGTCCTGCTCCAGATCCTCGATGATGTTGGAGACCGTCTGCTTCGTGAGCGCCGTCGCGCGGGCAAGGTCCGCCCGGGACAATTGCCCATTCAGCCGCAACGCGTCGATCATGACGCGCCGGTTGTGTGCGCTCGTCCCCTCCTGATTGGTGCCGCTCTTCGCCCGGATCAGGCGCATATCGTTCATCCAAAAACCCCTCTTGACACTGTTAGAATATTGAACAAAAAATAAGTCAAGACAATTGACTTAATGAGGGCCGAAAAGAGCTCCGGGGGAACGAAGGCGATGGCAATATGCTGTCGCAAGCGCTCCGATTGAAATGTCGATAGCCGCTCCGCACGGGCGGATTTCTCGCATACGGCGGGCCGAGGCGGCACGCCGGGAAGATCTGAAACGCTTAAGTATTGGAGGTAGGAATGTTGAAATCCATAAGAACCACACTGCTTTGCGCGACCCTTGCCGGCGTATCCTTCGTCGGGCACGCGCATGCGGAAACGACGCTCAACGCTCTCTTCATGGCCCAGGCGGCCTATAGCGAGGCGGACGTGCGCGCCATGACGGAGGCCTTCACCAAGGCCAACCCGGACGTGAAGGTCAATCTCGAGTTCGTTCCCTATGAGGGCCTTCACGACAAGACCGTGCTGGCGCAGGGCTCCGGCGGCGGCTACGACGTCGTGCTCTTCGACGTTATCTGGCCGGCCGAATATGCCTCCAACAAGGTTCTCGTCGACGTGACCGACCGCATCACCGGCGAGATGAAGTCCGGCGTGTTGCCGGGCGCCTGGACGACCGTCGAATATGACGGCAAGCGCTATGGCATGCCCTGGATCCTCGACACCAAATATCTGTTCTACAACAAGGAAATCCTGGAGAAGGCCGGCATCAAGGCGCCGCCGAAGACCTGGGACGAGCTTGCCGAACAGGCGAAGGTGATCAAGGACAAGGGACTGCTCGCGACCCCGATCGCCTGGAGCTGGTCGCAGGCCGAAGCCGCGATCTGCGACTACACCACGCTGGTCAGCGCCTATGGCGGCAAGTTCATCGACGGCGGCAAGCCGGCCTTCACCTCGGGCGGCGGCCTCGATGCGCTCAACTACATGGTGACGAGCTACTCTTCCGGCCTCACCAACCCGAACTCGAAGGAGTTTCTGGAGGAGGACGTGCGCAAGGTGTTCCAGAACGGCGAAGCCGCATTCGCGCTCAACTGGACCTACATGTACAACCTCGCCAACGATCCGAAGGAAAGCAAGGTTGCCGGAAAGGTCGGCGTCGTGCCGGCGCCAGGCGTGGCGGGCAAGAGCGAAGTCTCCGCCGTCAATGGTTCGATGGGTCTTGGCATCACCTCGACCAGCAAGAACCCGGACGAGGCCTGGAAGTACATCGTCTACATGACCTCGCAGCAGACGCAGAATGCCTACGCAAAGCTCAGCCTGCCGATCTGGGCGTCTTCCTACGAGGATGCCAGCGTGACGAAGGGCCAGGAAGAGCTGATCGGCGCTGCCAAGCTCGGCCTCGCGGCCATGTATCCGCGCCCGACGACCCCGAAGTACCAGGAACTTTCGACTGCCCTTCAGCAAGCGATCCAGGAAGCACTGCTCGGCCAGGCTTCGGCTGAGGACGCCCTGAAGACAGCGGCCGAAAACAGCGGCCTCTGAGCCGCCCTCCCAAGCCCCGGGCGGCCAGCCGCCCGGGGACCGCGGGAATTGTGCGGTAGCGCTGGCATTCACGCGCTTTAACACCTTGATTTGGCGCATCATTCGCTTGGATCGATTACGGTCCGGGACAATATGCGATAGCATGACGGGGCTCCCTAGACCCGAGAAGGTTTCCATCCTATGTCCGGCACCTGGATAACAACGCGCGCATGGCTGCTCATGCTGCCGCTGCTGGTGGTGATGATTGCGGTCATCGGCTGGCCGTTGGTCGATACCGTCAGGCTTTCCTTCACCGACGCCAGGCTCGTCGGCACGGAAGGCACGTTCGTCGGCTTCGACAATTATGCGAAAATGCTCGGCGGCTCGAACTTCCTGCGCGCCTTCGTGACGACGACCTGGTTCGCGGTCGTTTCGGTCACGGCGGAAATGGTGATCGGCGTGCTCGCGGCCCTGCTGCTCAACCAGCAATTTCGTGGCCGCACAGCGCTTAGAGCCCTGATGATCCTGCCCTGGGCGCTGCCGACGGTGGTCAACGCCACCCTCTGGCGGCTGATCTACAACCCGGAATATGGCGCGCTCAACGCCGCCTTGACGCAAATCGGCCTGATCGACAGTTACCGCTCGTGGCTGGGCGAACCCGGCTCGGCACTGACGGCGCTGATCATCGCCGATTGCTGGAAGAACTTTCCGCTGGTCGCGCTGATTGCGCTTGCCGCCCTTCAGGCCGTGCCGCGCGACATCACCGCCGCCTCGCTCGTCGATGGCGCCGGGCCTTTCAACCGTTTCCGCTACGTCATCATGCCCTATCTCGCAGGTCCGTTGCTGGTCGCCCTGGTGCTGCGCACGATCGAGGCCTTCAAGGTGTTCGACCTGATCTGGGTTATGACGCGTGGCGGGCCGGCAAACAGCACCCGCACATTGTCGATCCTCGTGTACCAGGAAGCCTTCTCCTTCCAGCGGGCGGGGTCGGGCGCATCGCTCGCGCTGATCGTCACGCTGCTCGTCACCGTGCTCGCCGTCGCCTATGCCGGCCTGGTGCGCAAAGCTGCAGGAGCGTCGTGATGGAACGTCAGAACCCGGTTTTCACCGCCTTCGTCTACGCCTCGGCACTGCTGCTCGCGGCCATCATCCTCGCCCCGATCCTCTGGCTCTTCGTCATGAGCATCTCGTCGGCCGCCGATCTGTCGACCAAGCCGCTCAACTGGTGGCCCAGCGAGATCGACCTGTCGCGCTATCGGCTGCTCCTGTCGACGATCGAAAACAGCGCCGGCGCCGCCTTCACCGCTTCGCTGTTCAACAGCCTCAAGGTCGCCGGCATGGCAACGCTGGCGGCAATCGCCGTCGCCATTCCGGCCGCCTGGGCGGTCTCGCGCACGCCCAGCATCTCCTGGTCGCTCTATGGCGTCATCGCCACCTACATGCTGCCGCCGGTCGCGCTCGCCGTACCGCTTTACATGGGCCTTGCCTATCTCGGGCTTCTGAACTCGGTCTTCGGTCTCGCGCTCGTCTATCTCACCATTCTGGCGCCATTCACGACCTGGCTGCTGAAATCCGGCTTCGATTCCATTCCGAAGGAGATCGAGAGTGCGGCGATGATCGATGGTGCCCGCCTCGATCAGATCCTCCGACTGATCACGCTGCCGCTCGCCGCACCGGTCATGGCAACGTCGGCGCTTTTCGCCTTCCTGCTTGCCTGGGACGAGTTCTTCTACGCGCTGCTCTTCACCTCGGATCTGCGCGCCAAGACCCTTACGGTTGCCATCTCCGATCTCGCCGGCGGCCGTGTCTCCGATTACGGGCTGATCGCCACAGCCGGGGTGCTCGCCGCCCTGCCCCCAGTGCTGATCGGCCTTGTCATGCAGCGCGCCCTGATTTCCGGGCTCACCAGCGGCGGTGTCAAAGGATGACGGCTATGACCAATTCGGAACGCCCCGCAGGGCTCATCGCGATCGACCGCGAAATGGCACGTCAGGCCTCGGATGCCGTCGCCTCCGTCGATCAGGCGACAGCACTCGCAGCGAAGATCGCGGCTTCATTGAAGGCGACCGGAAAGCTGCTGCTGCTCGGCATGGGCGGCTCGCATGCGGTTGGCCGCGCCGTCGAGCCGCTCTATCGTGCCCATGGCATCGACGCCGTTGCCCTGCCGCTGTCGGAGCAACTCGGCCAGCCGCTATCTATAAAGGACAAGACAATCCTTGTGACCTCGCAGTCGGGCGAAAGCGCCGAGGTGCTGCGCTGGTTCAGCGAAACGAATGGCGCAACGCCACACACCTTCGGCCTCACCTTGGAAGAGGGTTCGTTCCTCGCCAAAAACGCACCGTCGCTGGTCGGCGTTGGCGGAACCGAGAAAGCCTTTGCCGCAACCCGCAGCCTGACGATCAGCTTCGCCCTGCACCTCGCCGTTCTCGCGGCTCTCGGCGATGACCCGACCGACGCGC contains:
- a CDS encoding isochorismatase family protein — encoded protein: MTPANFNGKRPVIDPDDAVMLLIDHQSGLFQTVNDMPMPKLRAHAAALASMATLTKMPVITTASVPQGPNGPLIPEIHNNAPHARYVARRGEINAWDNPDFVAAVKETGRKTLIIAGTITSVCMAFPAISAVHDGYKVFVVVDASGTYSKMAEEITLARVVQAGVVPMDMAAVASELQRTWHRDDAQQWAEIYTKIFPEYQLLIESYLKAQQVEKEHEQLDSQRG
- a CDS encoding LysR substrate-binding domain-containing protein, which gives rise to MQDLNDLKLFVDVVEQNGFAAAARKLNMPRSRLSRRIGLLEERLGVRLVQRSTRHFVITEIGREYYRHCLAMLVEAEAAQEMIERMRSEPQGVVHVSCPSSVVYFQVAEMIARFMAECPKVEVVLESTNRRVDVLREGIDIAIRVRFPPLEESDLAVKRFAESRQRLVASPALLAAIGKPLAAADLAAFPSLAWDPDRPEHDWRLEGPGGATAIVRHRPRLVTEDMVALRLAALSGVGICQLPEMVIRQDLKDGTLVDVLPGWAPRAGIIHAAFPSRRGLLPSVRALLDFLAAGYAELARLDEPRT
- a CDS encoding ROK family transcriptional regulator; its protein translation is MNDMRLIRAKSGTNQEGTSAHNRRVMIDALRLNGQLSRADLARATALTKQTVSNIIEDLEQDGLVESLEAVRNGRGQPSTPYRLVPEGAFAIGLQIDRHVTRTIAVDLVGRVLARGEANLPAGGPATGVRTILELIEKTRRDLTEIAPQSEDRLVGLGAAMPGPFGIEADDDDTWMMAAWQNFPLLETLATGTGLDVGLQNDAAAAATAERMVGAAHGVDHAICIYLGYGLGAGLILNGELYRGANGNAGEIGMILSLPRGASLDERTPLEHRASIASLCRLLDLDPADPELYAHIDAVAAGPDERVRRWLDAAVFELRAAVQTLETIFDPQTVILCGGLPPGLARLLVEAMMPLLPSIAERRDRTLPRLQIGFTDPWAVAIGAAAEPISRTFDPRFSAILKTREHTAV
- a CDS encoding extracellular solute-binding protein, with the translated sequence MLKSIRTTLLCATLAGVSFVGHAHAETTLNALFMAQAAYSEADVRAMTEAFTKANPDVKVNLEFVPYEGLHDKTVLAQGSGGGYDVVLFDVIWPAEYASNKVLVDVTDRITGEMKSGVLPGAWTTVEYDGKRYGMPWILDTKYLFYNKEILEKAGIKAPPKTWDELAEQAKVIKDKGLLATPIAWSWSQAEAAICDYTTLVSAYGGKFIDGGKPAFTSGGGLDALNYMVTSYSSGLTNPNSKEFLEEDVRKVFQNGEAAFALNWTYMYNLANDPKESKVAGKVGVVPAPGVAGKSEVSAVNGSMGLGITSTSKNPDEAWKYIVYMTSQQTQNAYAKLSLPIWASSYEDASVTKGQEELIGAAKLGLAAMYPRPTTPKYQELSTALQQAIQEALLGQASAEDALKTAAENSGL
- a CDS encoding carbohydrate ABC transporter permease, translating into MSGTWITTRAWLLMLPLLVVMIAVIGWPLVDTVRLSFTDARLVGTEGTFVGFDNYAKMLGGSNFLRAFVTTTWFAVVSVTAEMVIGVLAALLLNQQFRGRTALRALMILPWALPTVVNATLWRLIYNPEYGALNAALTQIGLIDSYRSWLGEPGSALTALIIADCWKNFPLVALIALAALQAVPRDITAASLVDGAGPFNRFRYVIMPYLAGPLLVALVLRTIEAFKVFDLIWVMTRGGPANSTRTLSILVYQEAFSFQRAGSGASLALIVTLLVTVLAVAYAGLVRKAAGAS
- a CDS encoding carbohydrate ABC transporter permease, producing MERQNPVFTAFVYASALLLAAIILAPILWLFVMSISSAADLSTKPLNWWPSEIDLSRYRLLLSTIENSAGAAFTASLFNSLKVAGMATLAAIAVAIPAAWAVSRTPSISWSLYGVIATYMLPPVALAVPLYMGLAYLGLLNSVFGLALVYLTILAPFTTWLLKSGFDSIPKEIESAAMIDGARLDQILRLITLPLAAPVMATSALFAFLLAWDEFFYALLFTSDLRAKTLTVAISDLAGGRVSDYGLIATAGVLAALPPVLIGLVMQRALISGLTSGGVKG
- a CDS encoding SIS domain-containing protein, encoding MTAMTNSERPAGLIAIDREMARQASDAVASVDQATALAAKIAASLKATGKLLLLGMGGSHAVGRAVEPLYRAHGIDAVALPLSEQLGQPLSIKDKTILVTSQSGESAEVLRWFSETNGATPHTFGLTLEEGSFLAKNAPSLVGVGGTEKAFAATRSLTISFALHLAVLAALGDDPTDALDALENPQSPDTSAALEALHSVRSVVTSGRRLQGLAEAIGLGLTELSRLPCFSLEGGQLRHGPMEMLGPSVGVVLFRAADPTAGLVEAMAISAAEAGSPVIVFDASGEAPVEGVSTIPFARASGMAAIFAMLPVAQSFMIAFATSRVENAGTPVRSTKITRSE